One genomic region from uncultured Subdoligranulum sp. encodes:
- a CDS encoding tyrosine-type recombinase/integrase: MFSPTKGRDGSRRIAAPAVVFALLEMQCRRHENRFGAPVQPEGFVVYNTQNQLTDPDNLSHYFGEVLTALQLPHARFHDLRHTFATRAIEHGMDILTLSGMLGHADVGTTQTFYLHPRLEAMHRQMDCITPACGWFRAALAGPAAV; encoded by the coding sequence GTGTTCAGTCCCACCAAAGGGCGGGACGGTTCCCGGCGCATCGCGGCGCCCGCCGTGGTGTTTGCCCTGCTGGAGATGCAGTGCCGCCGCCATGAAAACCGGTTCGGTGCCCCGGTGCAGCCCGAGGGATTCGTTGTCTACAACACCCAGAACCAGCTGACCGACCCCGACAACCTGAGCCACTATTTCGGCGAGGTGCTGACGGCACTGCAGCTGCCCCACGCCCGTTTTCACGATTTGCGCCACACCTTTGCCACCCGGGCCATTGAGCACGGCATGGACATTCTGACGCTGAGCGGTATGCTGGGCCACGCCGATGTGGGCACCACCCAGACCTTTTACCTGCACCCCCGGCTGGAAGCCATGCACCGGCAGATGGACTGCATCACCCCGGCCTGCGGCTGGTTTCGTGCCGCCCTCGCCGGGCCGGCCGCCGTATGA
- a CDS encoding site-specific integrase yields the protein MKLKQWAQDWFSAWQASHAGSYRTAQSYQGLLQNTILPRLGRYELAELTPPRLKRYFASLSGGKAKNTYKLLRTILQQGVTAGLLAENPCTPEILGEEVLARRKAGPSREQPVFTREEQEKLLAVCEEELWGNLIRFAFATGLPQGELLALREEDVDLVASRLTVRNRVARIADEQSKERKTRLALLPVPLYSVPLPAACKRIVESQLGTLRTLQAVDARCNPDHLLFATPDGRPVEANVLREHLALLERRAGVPCLTFSTIRETAIRQALEDGGTDAEVMERFHCKDRQAFLRRYRPK from the coding sequence ATGAAATTAAAACAATGGGCGCAGGACTGGTTTTCCGCCTGGCAGGCGTCCCATGCCGGTTCCTACAGGACCGCACAGTCCTATCAGGGGCTGCTGCAGAATACGATCCTGCCCCGCCTGGGAAGATATGAACTGGCAGAACTGACGCCCCCGCGGCTGAAGCGGTATTTTGCCAGTCTGTCCGGCGGAAAGGCCAAAAATACCTACAAGCTGCTGCGGACCATCCTTCAGCAAGGGGTGACGGCAGGGCTGCTGGCAGAAAATCCCTGTACGCCGGAGATTTTAGGCGAGGAGGTCCTTGCCAGACGAAAAGCAGGACCCAGCCGGGAACAGCCTGTCTTTACCCGGGAAGAACAGGAAAAGCTGCTGGCTGTCTGCGAGGAGGAGCTGTGGGGCAACCTGATCCGCTTTGCCTTTGCCACGGGACTTCCCCAGGGGGAATTGCTGGCCCTGCGGGAGGAGGATGTGGACCTGGTCGCCAGTCGGCTGACTGTGCGCAACCGGGTCGCCCGCATTGCCGACGAACAGAGTAAGGAACGCAAAACTAGGCTGGCGCTGCTGCCTGTTCCGCTTTATTCTGTGCCGCTGCCTGCCGCCTGCAAAAGGATTGTGGAATCGCAGCTTGGCACGCTGCGTACCCTGCAGGCGGTGGATGCCCGCTGCAATCCCGACCACCTGCTGTTTGCTACGCCGGACGGACGCCCGGTGGAAGCCAATGTCCTGCGGGAACATCTGGCGCTGCTGGAGAGAAGGGCGGGCGTGCCTTGCCTGACTTTCTCGACCATCCGGGAGACCGCCATCCGCCAGGCGCTGGAGGACGGCGGAACCGACGCCGAAGTGATGGAGCGGTTCCACTGCAAGGACCGGCAGGCCTTTTTGCGCAGGTATCGCCCAAAGTAA
- a CDS encoding ATP-binding protein, which translates to MNELHKNFHSIQINITPHTFAGLAKQNMAFHQGVMELCGNAIAAALPGEKALIFIGLAPGSAKDELLLVVADWGSGMDLSQLENALQLGSLPTGSNRLNEHGFGINNALASLTGGDRPWALYTRARGAAGYLKVQGPFTPQMTVEEVDTPALPQELTLPRDHPGTVYCIHVPLAIAQSVQGLGAKAKYYYQGNQPTQGVNIRLGKRVIATAQLSEIWRGPNGMPLARHNNYNEFVGEVLLPELPRGVLSTLNNKTNLNPNDPDWQNLFSLLAQVPPLAHPKACTEKALQSRWISALLAVNPQDRVTDEMTVWPTGTRIDVLDEGADKRVIYELKATKGEPLHLYQLKMYWDGLVLDGVQPTEAVLIVPKYTSDLARMAELINDRLTPPALPDGAPSLPYHIKLATHEEKCLA; encoded by the coding sequence ATGAACGAACTGCATAAGAATTTTCATTCCATTCAAATCAACATCACCCCGCACACCTTTGCCGGGCTGGCCAAACAGAACATGGCCTTCCACCAGGGCGTCATGGAGCTGTGCGGCAACGCCATCGCCGCCGCCCTCCCCGGGGAAAAGGCCCTGATTTTCATCGGGCTGGCCCCCGGTTCCGCCAAGGATGAACTGTTGCTGGTGGTGGCCGACTGGGGCAGCGGGATGGACCTGTCCCAGCTGGAAAATGCCCTGCAGCTGGGCAGTCTGCCCACCGGCAGCAACCGCCTCAACGAACACGGGTTCGGCATCAACAACGCCCTGGCCAGCCTGACCGGCGGTGACCGTCCCTGGGCCCTGTACACCCGTGCCCGGGGTGCTGCCGGCTACCTGAAAGTCCAGGGTCCATTCACGCCGCAGATGACGGTGGAGGAGGTGGATACCCCCGCCCTGCCGCAGGAGCTCACTCTCCCCCGGGATCATCCCGGCACCGTCTACTGCATCCATGTTCCGCTGGCCATTGCCCAGTCGGTGCAGGGGCTGGGCGCCAAGGCCAAATACTACTATCAGGGCAACCAGCCCACCCAGGGGGTGAATATCCGGCTGGGCAAGCGGGTCATCGCCACCGCCCAGCTGTCCGAAATCTGGCGGGGTCCCAACGGGATGCCCCTGGCGCGGCACAACAACTACAACGAATTTGTGGGCGAAGTGCTGCTGCCCGAACTGCCCCGCGGCGTGCTGAGTACCCTGAACAACAAGACCAACCTGAACCCCAACGACCCGGACTGGCAGAATCTGTTTTCGCTGCTGGCGCAGGTCCCGCCCCTGGCCCATCCCAAGGCCTGCACCGAGAAAGCCCTGCAAAGCCGCTGGATCAGCGCCCTGCTGGCGGTGAATCCCCAGGACCGGGTGACCGACGAGATGACCGTCTGGCCCACCGGCACCCGCATCGATGTCCTGGACGAGGGGGCCGACAAGCGGGTCATCTATGAGCTGAAAGCCACCAAGGGAGAGCCGCTGCATCTGTATCAGCTCAAGATGTACTGGGACGGGCTGGTGCTGGACGGTGTACAGCCCACCGAGGCCGTGCTGATCGTCCCCAAATACACCAGCGACCTAGCCCGGATGGCCGAGCTGATCAACGACCGGCTCACCCCGCCGGCGCTGCCCGACGGTGCACCCAGTCTGCCCTACCACATCAAGCTGGCCACCCACGAGGAAAAGTGTCTGGCCTGA